The region ACACCCAGGAATGAAAGTGCAAATACAGGAACAGGAAGACACTGCTAAAGCCGAGGAATTTTGAGAAAATTAATCAGTTATTTTATAAAATATGAGGTAGCCGTAAATGTGGTGATCCTCGCTTTTGTAATTTTTGGCCTGGTAGGCGTATTCAGCTTAAATTCTTCCTTTTTTCCTTTAGAAGAATCACGCATCATCAATATCAATGTAAATTATCCGGGTTCAGCTCCAGAGGAGATTGAAGAGGGAATTATTCTAAAAATTGAAGATAACCTTAAAGGTTTAGTAGGTATAGAAAGGGTTACCTCTACAGCACGTGAGAGTGGTGGTTCAATTACCGTAGAAATAGAGCAGGACGAAGATATAGATGTCATGCTTACCGAAGTGAAAAACGCGGTAGATCGTGTTCCTACTTTTCCAGGCGGAATGGAGCCTTTAGTGGTTTCTAAAGAAGAAAGAGTTAGGCCTTCTATTAGTTTTGCCATTAGTGGCGACGATGTGCCGCTGGTAACACTGAAACGTATTAGCGAGCAAATTGAAAACGATCTAAGACAACTTGATGGGATTTCGCAAATAGAGATTTCCGGATTTCCTGAAGAAGAAATTGAAATCGCGGTTAGCCAGGACGATCTTTTGGCGTATAATCTAACTTTTGAAGAAGTTGCCAGAACGGTTGGCGCAGCAAATATTTTAAGTACCGGTGGAACCATAAAAACCGAAGCCGAAGATTATTTAATTAGAGCAAACAGTAGAAGTTATTACGCCGATGCTTTAAATGACCTGGTGATAAGATCTACAGCAACTGGACAAACCACTCGCCTAAGCGATGTTGCAGAAGTTCGGGATCAATTTGGTGAGACTTCTAACTCTTCATATTTCAATGGAAATATTGCTGTAAATGTTGCGATAAGCAATACAAATAACGAAGACCTTTTATCGGCTGCAAAAAAGGTTAAAGAATATGTGAAAGATTACAACGCAAAAAGCAGTAATATTCGCTTAGACGTTGTTTCAGATTCTTCAATTACATTAGGCCAGAGAACCCGGCTACTCCTGGAAAACGGTGCGATGGGAATTTTTCTGGTGTTGTTGTTTCTTTCAATATTTTTAAATACAAGACTGGCATTTTGGGTAGCATTTGGTCTTCCAATTGCGTTCTTGGGGATGTTTATGTTCGCTGGTCAGTTTGGTGTAACAATAAACGTGCTCTCTTTATTCGGGATGATTATCGTAATTGGAATCCTGGTAGATGATGGGATTGTAATTGGCGAAAATATCTATCAGCATTACGAAATGGGGAAAACTCCCGTTCAGGCAGCTTTAGATGGAACAATGGAAGTAATCCCTCCAATTATTTCTGCTATTCTAACTACGGTTTTAGCATTTTCAACATTCTTATTTTTAGACAGTAGAATTGGTGAATTCTTTGGCGAAGTTTCAACAGTAGTCATTCTCACCTTGGTGGTTTCTTTGGTAGAAGCCCTTATTATTTTACCGGCCCACATTGCCCATTCAAAAGCCTTGCAAGCCAGGAATGCTGAAGAAGATAAAAAGAAAAAAGGTCTGGCAAAGCTCTTTGTTAAGATGCGGATAGTAAACCGCACTGGAGATCGAGTTATGAGTTACCTAAGGGATAAATCTTATAGCCCGGTACTAAAATTTGTACTTAAACAACAAATGCTTGCTTTAGGTATTTTGGTGGCGGTTTTAATTCTAACTATTGGAGCTATTGGTGGCAACTGGATTAGGATAACCTTATTCCCAAGTATCGCCAGTGACCGTGTGAGTATAGATCTCTTAATGGCTGAAGGTGTAAATCCTGAAAAAACAGATTCTATTATCTCGATGGTTGAAGCTGCAGCCTGGCGGGTAAATGAAGATTTTAGCAGCCGCCAGAGTGGTAATAAGCAAGTTGTAGAAAATACTATTAAACGGGTTGGCCCCGGAAATAATAAAGCTTCCCTACAGGTAAATTTACTGCCCGGGGAAGAAAGGGATATTGGTTCCCCTGAAATAACTAATGCCATTAGGGATGAAGTAGGACCTGTTTTTGGTGTAGAGAACCTCACGTTTGGATCGGGAGGTAATTTTGGAGGAGACCCGGTTTCTGTTTCATTGCTGGGGAATAACCTTCAGGAACTTGAAGCTGCAAAAGAAGAATTAAAGGATAATTTTGAAAATAATCCTCTTTTAAAGGATGTTAAGGATAACGATCCGCAGGGAATAAAAGAAATTAATATTAAACTAAAGGAGAGCGCTTATGCTCTTGGTCTTGATCTTAGCGAAGTGATGCGCCAGGTGAGAAATGGGTTTTTTGGAACCCCGGTACAGCGTTTTCAGCGGGGCCAGGATGAAATTAGGGTTTGGGTGCGTTACGATCTTGCAAATCGTTCTTCTATAAACGATTTAGACGATATGCGTCTAACCACGCCAGATGGGGACCGGGTGCCGTTTAATGAAATCGCTAATTATGAAATTGTGCGAGGTACCGAATCTATAAGTCATTTAGACGGACTTCGGGAAATTAGGGTAAGTGCAGATATGGAAGATCCCAACGGGAGTTCTACTGAAATTCTCGCAGACATTAGAAGTAACGTAATGCCCGATTTACTTACAAAATATCCAAGTTTGTCGGTTTCTTATGAAGGGCAAAATAGGGAAGCTAACAAGTTAACCGATTCTGCCAAAGGAGTTCTACCGGTGATTTTATTCCTTATTTACGCAGTAATCGCTTTCACTTTCAGAAGTTATAGTCAGCCTTTATTACTCATGATAATGATTCCTTTTAGTATTATTGGCGTTGCCTGGGGTCACTGGATTCACGATTTCCCGGTAAATGTACTTTCAGCACTGGGAATTATTGCCCTGGTGGGAATTATGGTAAACGATGGGCTGGTGCTCATTAGTAAATTCAACGGAAACCTACGTGACGGGATGAAGTTTGACGATGCGCTTTACGAAGCGGGCCGTGCGAGATTCCGGGCTATTTTCCTAACCTCGCTTACAACTATTGCTGGGATGGCCCCTTTACTCCTTGAAAAAAGCAGACAGGCGCAATTCTTAAAACCAATGGCAATTTCTATTTCGTACGGAATCGCTATCGCTACGGTGTTAACCTTACTGCTTTTGCCATTACTACTATCTATAAGTAATAATATTAAAGTGGGCACAAAATGGCTCGCCAGCGGAAACAGAGTGACTCACGAAGAAGTGGAAAGAGCTATTAAAGAACAAAAAGAAGAAAAAGCACATGGGGAGATCGGTTAATTTAATACTTGTGGTCGCTATTTTTTGTATGGGTAGCATGGGTGCTCAGGAAGAAGAGGTTTTAACCAAAGAAGAGGCTATAGCGCTCGCCCTGGAGCGAAACTACGGTATTGAAATGGCTAACAACGATGTGGAAATTGCTGAAAATAACCAGGGAATTCTCAATTCTGGTTATTTGCCATCGTTAACGGGTCGTGCCGGTGCCGGTTATGATCTTAATGATAGGCTTACAGAGCCCGAAGAAGGTGAACCTTTAGAGCAGGAAGGCATAGAAAGCAATTCTTATAACGCTTCTATAAATATAGATTACACGTTATTTGATGGTTTAGGGAGGTTCTATAATTATAAGAGTTTAAAAGAACAATACGACCTTTCAAAATTGCAGGCACGGGAAACCATAGAAAATACCATGCTGCAATTATTAACGGTCTATTACGAAATAGCACGCCTAACCGAAAATGTTGAAGTGTTGAAAGATGTTTTAGGAACCTCAAAAGATCGGGTGACCAGGGCGCAATATCAATTTGACTATGGACAAAGCAATAACCTGGCTGTTCTCAATGCCAGGGTAGATGTGAATAACGATAGTGTTAACCTGCTCCAAACTCGACAACAACTAGATAATACCAAAAGAGATCTAAATGTATTGGTGGATAGACAAATAACCAATAAGGATTTTGAAGTAGATACTACGGTTAGTTTTATTCCGAAGTTACAATTGGAAGCCTATATAGATGAAGCAGAAGCTAATAATGTATCCTTGCTTCAGCTTGATAAAAATTTGGCTATTACAGATTATGACATTAAAATCAGTAAATCTGGTTATTTACCAACTATAGATCTTAACGGGTCTTATGGGTGGAATTTTAATAGAAGCGCTGCCACAGCTTTCTTTCCAGGAAGTAGGCAAACTACTGATGGTATTTCGGGAGGTGTAAGTTTAACCTGGGATCTTTTTGATGGCGGAACCACTTCGGTACAGATTCAGAATGCTAAAATAACCCACGAGAATCAGGAATTGCAAAAGAAACAGGTAGCCCTGGGAATTAGAAGGGATATTGCCAATGCTCTGGGGAATTATGAAAACCGGTTATATATTTTAAGAGTCCAGGAAGAAAACGTAGCTACCAATCAGGATAATTTTGAGCGTTCCCAGGAGCAATTTAACCTTGGAAGAATTACTTCTATTGAATTTAGACAGGCCCAGGTGAATTTACTGGATGCGAGAACGAGTCTTAATCTCGCAAAATATGATGCAAAGATTGCTGAATTGGAGTTGCTACAACTCACCGGCCAATTGTTGAATGTTGAATTGTAGTTTATGCACGAGCACTTTTTTCAATGTCCTTATTGCTGGGAAGAGATATCGGTTCTCTTAGATCCCTCTATTAGCAGTCAAACCTATATTGAAGACTGTGAGAATTGTTGCAATCCTATAGAAATACGCGTTTCTTTTGAGCATGGAGAATTGACTTCTTATGAAGCGATAAATATTGAACAATAAAGTTCCTAATTACTTTTATTACCGCCTCAATTCATTTTCTTTTTTTTAACTTAGGGAAGACTAACCTAGTTGTAGCTCAATGGAAAAAACTTTTGAATTTGCGGAGAACGTTGTCGGGTTCCTGATTAACGAGGAAATTGATCAGAAGAAAATTGAAGAAATCCTTTCAGAAATAAAAGATCGTTTAGAAAATGTAAGCCCAATTTGCCTTTATATCGAGGATGAATCAGATGAAGGAATCTCGCTGGGCGGGTTTTTAAAGGCAGTAAAATTTCATTTTTCACATTCCGAAGATCTTTATAAAATGGCTATTGTGACTGACGATAAGCTATTTAAGAAATCCATGGACGTAAAAGATTTTATTGTTCCGGCAGATGTGAAATCGTTTGAAAAGAAGGAACGGATGAAAGCTATGAATTGGGTGATGATTTAATTTAAAAAAAGCTTTGGAGAAATAAAAAATGACTGTATATTTGCAGTCGATATCGCGGGATAGAGCAGTAGGTAGCTCGTCGGGCTCATAACCCGAAGGTCACTGGTTCGAGTCCAGTTCCCGCTACTAGCAAAGACAAGGCTTCACAGAAATGTGGAGCCTTTTTTTTAGGACTAGGTACAATATTGCTCGAATTTTTAATATGCAGTTTTTATAAATTCTGTGATTTCGAGACTGAAACTGCTAAAATTCTGCTTCTTTTCTTAATTCCTGAATAGTCTTCTAAGGTGATGCTGTGGAGAATTAAGACGTTTCAAATTTCCTTCCTGTATTCTCGTGAAGCAATCTTTGAAGTTAGTTATCTCTATTAGCAATAAACAATTACTATCCTAATTAATGAATTTCAATTTTAAAATTATTTATATTTGCGTCGTGCACGATTTAATTTTGTGCGATATAAATAAAAGTAATGAAAAGAGAAGTTGAAACAACACTGGCGCAAAACATCTTTAGGATCTTACTCGCAGTGTTTATGATTTATGCAGGCTTTAGCCACTTAACTTTTAATAGGGTAGAATTCCAGGCTCAGGTACCAGATTGGGTTCCGTTAAGCAAAGATCTAGTAGTTATCTTATCTGGGATAGTTGAAATGGCACTAGGTCTGGCTTTACTATTCTGGAAAAAGCAACGTGCTATAATTGATTGGGCATTAGCAATTTTCTTTATACTGATTTTTCCCGGTAATGTCGCCCAGTATTTAGACGGAAAAGATGCCTTCGGAGCTTTAGATTCAGATAGCGCAAGATTGATACGGCTTTTCTTTCAGCCAGTTCTTATAGCCTGGGCACTTTGGTCCTCTGGCGCGTGGAAAGCCTGGAGAAATTCCAAAAAATAAATATTATGGACGATCAGCAACTCAAATTAAATAACCAGATCTGCTTTCCCATTTATTCGGTTTCAAGATTAATAACGAAAGCCTATAAACCATTCCTTGAAGAAATGGGTTTAACTTATCCTCAGTACCTGGTTTTATTGGTACTTTGGGAAAATGACAAATTATCGATCAATAAAATTGGTGAAAAATTATTACTAAACACCAATACCCTATCTCCGCTTATTAAACGAATGGAGAAAATGGGTTTGCTGCTTCGTTCCCGGTCTGAAAAAGATGAAAGAAGTGTATTTATTCAGCTTACGGATAAAGGAAAAGAGCTAAAAAATACTGCGATCCCAATTCCGGAAAAGCTGCTCAATACTTTGCTAACGGAAGATGTAACCCTAACAGAAGTAATGCTTCTAAAAGATACGCTGAATAAATGGACTGATATTCTTTCAGACAAGCAAAACGACAGAGAATAAGTATTAACTTACTGATAAATAAATTTTTAAAATCAAGAACTTCGGGATAAGCACACGAAGTTTGTTTCGAAAATCTAATTTTTTCAATCGAAGCAAAACTCCAGGCATGTAAATCTCGATTATCGAGTAAAAACACAATTGATATGAAAGCACTACAAATAGTAAAATACGGTGAAATTAAGGATAGTTTATCTATCAATGAGACCGAAAAACCTTCGGTAAAGCCAAATGATATTTTAGTTGAAGTTAAGGCGGCTTCCTTAAACCCTATTGATTATAAAATGGCACA is a window of Salegentibacter salegens DNA encoding:
- a CDS encoding efflux RND transporter permease subunit, which codes for MRKLISYFIKYEVAVNVVILAFVIFGLVGVFSLNSSFFPLEESRIININVNYPGSAPEEIEEGIILKIEDNLKGLVGIERVTSTARESGGSITVEIEQDEDIDVMLTEVKNAVDRVPTFPGGMEPLVVSKEERVRPSISFAISGDDVPLVTLKRISEQIENDLRQLDGISQIEISGFPEEEIEIAVSQDDLLAYNLTFEEVARTVGAANILSTGGTIKTEAEDYLIRANSRSYYADALNDLVIRSTATGQTTRLSDVAEVRDQFGETSNSSYFNGNIAVNVAISNTNNEDLLSAAKKVKEYVKDYNAKSSNIRLDVVSDSSITLGQRTRLLLENGAMGIFLVLLFLSIFLNTRLAFWVAFGLPIAFLGMFMFAGQFGVTINVLSLFGMIIVIGILVDDGIVIGENIYQHYEMGKTPVQAALDGTMEVIPPIISAILTTVLAFSTFLFLDSRIGEFFGEVSTVVILTLVVSLVEALIILPAHIAHSKALQARNAEEDKKKKGLAKLFVKMRIVNRTGDRVMSYLRDKSYSPVLKFVLKQQMLALGILVAVLILTIGAIGGNWIRITLFPSIASDRVSIDLLMAEGVNPEKTDSIISMVEAAAWRVNEDFSSRQSGNKQVVENTIKRVGPGNNKASLQVNLLPGEERDIGSPEITNAIRDEVGPVFGVENLTFGSGGNFGGDPVSVSLLGNNLQELEAAKEELKDNFENNPLLKDVKDNDPQGIKEINIKLKESAYALGLDLSEVMRQVRNGFFGTPVQRFQRGQDEIRVWVRYDLANRSSINDLDDMRLTTPDGDRVPFNEIANYEIVRGTESISHLDGLREIRVSADMEDPNGSSTEILADIRSNVMPDLLTKYPSLSVSYEGQNREANKLTDSAKGVLPVILFLIYAVIAFTFRSYSQPLLLMIMIPFSIIGVAWGHWIHDFPVNVLSALGIIALVGIMVNDGLVLISKFNGNLRDGMKFDDALYEAGRARFRAIFLTSLTTIAGMAPLLLEKSRQAQFLKPMAISISYGIAIATVLTLLLLPLLLSISNNIKVGTKWLASGNRVTHEEVERAIKEQKEEKAHGEIG
- a CDS encoding TolC family protein; the encoded protein is MGRSVNLILVVAIFCMGSMGAQEEEVLTKEEAIALALERNYGIEMANNDVEIAENNQGILNSGYLPSLTGRAGAGYDLNDRLTEPEEGEPLEQEGIESNSYNASINIDYTLFDGLGRFYNYKSLKEQYDLSKLQARETIENTMLQLLTVYYEIARLTENVEVLKDVLGTSKDRVTRAQYQFDYGQSNNLAVLNARVDVNNDSVNLLQTRQQLDNTKRDLNVLVDRQITNKDFEVDTTVSFIPKLQLEAYIDEAEANNVSLLQLDKNLAITDYDIKISKSGYLPTIDLNGSYGWNFNRSAATAFFPGSRQTTDGISGGVSLTWDLFDGGTTSVQIQNAKITHENQELQKKQVALGIRRDIANALGNYENRLYILRVQEENVATNQDNFERSQEQFNLGRITSIEFRQAQVNLLDARTSLNLAKYDAKIAELELLQLTGQLLNVEL
- a CDS encoding CPXCG motif-containing cysteine-rich protein, producing MHEHFFQCPYCWEEISVLLDPSISSQTYIEDCENCCNPIEIRVSFEHGELTSYEAINIEQ
- a CDS encoding SpoIIAA family protein, translated to MEKTFEFAENVVGFLINEEIDQKKIEEILSEIKDRLENVSPICLYIEDESDEGISLGGFLKAVKFHFSHSEDLYKMAIVTDDKLFKKSMDVKDFIVPADVKSFEKKERMKAMNWVMI
- a CDS encoding DoxX family protein; amino-acid sequence: MKREVETTLAQNIFRILLAVFMIYAGFSHLTFNRVEFQAQVPDWVPLSKDLVVILSGIVEMALGLALLFWKKQRAIIDWALAIFFILIFPGNVAQYLDGKDAFGALDSDSARLIRLFFQPVLIAWALWSSGAWKAWRNSKK
- a CDS encoding MarR family winged helix-turn-helix transcriptional regulator produces the protein MDDQQLKLNNQICFPIYSVSRLITKAYKPFLEEMGLTYPQYLVLLVLWENDKLSINKIGEKLLLNTNTLSPLIKRMEKMGLLLRSRSEKDERSVFIQLTDKGKELKNTAIPIPEKLLNTLLTEDVTLTEVMLLKDTLNKWTDILSDKQNDRE